A genomic region of Novipirellula aureliae contains the following coding sequences:
- the mqnC gene encoding cyclic dehypoxanthinyl futalosine synthase: MIAPAPPTVSTPQAKSSIQDILHKAIAGQRLSVDDGVRLLESHDLAAIGRAADFVSRRMHPEPYRTYNIDRNINYTNICTAVCDFCAFYRGPKSEEGYVLPRAELLKKIEETVDLGGNQILLQGGLHPKFKLDWYEEMLQDIKSAFPDLNVHGFSPPELHHFTKVNNLSIEEVLSRLKAAGLGSIPGGGAEILVDRVRSEITRGKVMTDDWLHVMRVWHNLGGVSSATMMFGHVETLAERIEHLERIRQLQDETGGFTAFIGWTFQPDHTELSHIPPVGSFEYLKTLAVSRLYLDNIANLQSSWVTQGLKIGQLAMQFGANDMGSLMLEENVVAEAGTVHFLTLDQIREAISENGFEPRQRNVRYELVPLAQQQKAIEANRMSPLVQMKAT; the protein is encoded by the coding sequence ATGATCGCTCCTGCTCCACCCACCGTTTCCACACCGCAAGCCAAGTCGTCGATTCAAGATATTTTGCACAAAGCGATTGCTGGGCAGCGGCTTAGCGTCGACGACGGAGTGCGTTTGCTCGAAAGTCACGATTTGGCTGCGATTGGCCGCGCCGCGGATTTCGTTTCACGGCGTATGCACCCCGAACCCTATCGAACTTATAACATCGATCGGAATATCAACTACACAAATATCTGCACCGCTGTTTGCGACTTTTGCGCGTTCTATCGAGGCCCGAAGAGTGAGGAGGGATACGTTCTGCCTCGCGCGGAACTTCTCAAGAAGATCGAAGAAACCGTTGATCTTGGTGGAAATCAAATTCTGCTCCAAGGTGGGCTTCATCCAAAGTTCAAACTCGACTGGTATGAAGAGATGCTTCAGGACATCAAGTCGGCGTTTCCCGATTTGAACGTCCACGGATTCAGCCCCCCCGAACTTCATCACTTCACGAAGGTCAACAACCTTTCGATCGAGGAGGTTTTGTCGCGACTCAAAGCGGCCGGCCTAGGCAGTATCCCCGGCGGTGGTGCCGAAATCCTAGTCGACCGCGTCCGCAGCGAAATCACTCGCGGTAAAGTCATGACCGATGATTGGCTCCATGTGATGCGAGTTTGGCACAACCTCGGCGGTGTCAGTAGTGCAACGATGATGTTCGGACACGTCGAAACGTTGGCCGAGCGGATAGAACATCTCGAACGGATTCGTCAATTGCAAGACGAAACGGGTGGTTTCACCGCGTTCATCGGGTGGACATTCCAGCCCGACCATACGGAACTGTCGCACATCCCGCCGGTCGGTTCGTTTGAATATCTCAAAACGCTGGCCGTTTCCCGGTTGTATCTGGACAACATCGCCAATCTGCAGAGTAGTTGGGTGACCCAAGGATTGAAAATTGGCCAATTGGCAATGCAATTTGGTGCCAATGATATGGGGAGTCTGATGTTAGAAGAAAACGTGGTGGCTGAAGCTGGCACCGTACACTTCCTGACGCTCGATCAAATCCGTGAAGCAATCTCAGAAAACGGCTTTGAACCGCGGCAACGCAATGTGCGATACGAACTCGTGCCGCTCGCGCAACAACAAAAGGCGATCGAAGCCAATCGAATGTCCCCGTTGGTGCAAATGAAAGCAACCTGA